The sequence ACCCCCAGCCAGATCAGCTTTTGATCGCTGGAGATGCGCCTCCAGTGGGAGAAAAGGGAGGCCCCTTGGAGGACCAGAAAGGGTTTGATCAGTTCAGTCGGCTGGATCTGAATCGGACCGATGACCAACCAACGGCTGGCACCGTTCACCGTGCTGCCGATGACCAGGGTGAGGGCCACCAGAACGGTCCCGATCAGCAGGACCGGACCGGCCATGCGTAGCCAGCGCCTCAGGTTGATGCTGATGCCGGCATAGAGCAGGCCCCAACTCACCAGCATCCACAGCGCCTGACGCTTGAGGTAGTAGCTGGCATCACCCATCTCCCGGGCGGCCACCCACCAACTGGCGGATCCCAGAACGGCCAGGCCGAGGAGGCACCAGATCGCGATCATCCCCAGCAACAACCGCGCTTCTGCCGGCCAGTGCTCAAACGGCACGGGGAGCAACGGTCGCTTTGCGGCCAAGGAGGTGCGGAAATCAGACACTGACTATCCCGTATTTCTTGTGCGCTTGCCAACAAAAAAGCCCGGCAGAGCCGGGCTTTTGGAGAAGGTTTGGACCTGAAGAGCTCAGTTGCCCAGATTCACCTGACGGCGACCAGCAACGAGTTCAACTTTCAGGATTTTGCCTCCTTGCTTCATGATCCGCTGCTGTTCAGCGAACCAGCTTTCATAGGGCACCCACTTGGTGAAGAAGGTGTTCTGCAGCTCACGCTGAGTACGGGTCTTCTCGGGAGAAGGGATGCAGGCGGTGATTTTGAAGAGGCGCATGGCTTGATCCTCAGGTGTGCCAGAGGCGGGGATCAGTTACCCAGGCCGGAGCTGATGTAGTCGAAGTAGACGCCCATCTCACGGCCGGCGTCAGGACCAACCAGGGAAGCTGTGACTTCCTTCATGGCTTGGATGGACTGAACGGTGGCGCCGATGGGCACGCCCAGGGAGTTGTAGGTCTCCTTCAGGCCGTTCAGAACGCGCTCGTCGAGGATCGACGTATCACCGGCCAGCATGGCGTAGGTGGCGTAGCGCAGGTAGTAGTCCAGGTCGCGGATGCACGCTGCATAGCGACGGGTGGTGTACATGTTGCCGCCCGGACGGGTGATGTCCGAATAGAGCAGCGCCTTGGCGACAGCGTCCTTGATGATGGCGGAGGCGTTGGCGCTGATGGTGGCAGCAGCGCGAACACGGAGCTCACCACTGGCGAAGTACTGCTCCAGGCGCCCCATGGAGGCGCTGTCGAGGTACATGCCCTGAACGTCAGCTTGGTTGATGACGTTGGTGATTGCGTCTTGCATGGGTTCTTGGCTGAGGGGCGGTTATGTCAGTGAGTGAGCAGCCTCAGGAGAGGGCGCCAACGACGTAGTCGAAGTAGAAGCCGGCTTCTTCGGCGTCTTCGCCAGTCAGAAGACCCATGGCGGCAATCTTCATTTCCCGAACGGACTCCGCAAGAGCCTCGAGGGGGGTGCCGAGGGAGCGATACATCTCTTTGGCGCCGATGATGCCGATCTCCTCGATCGGGGTCACGTCACCTGCGATCAAGCCGTAGGTCACCAGGCGGAGGTAGTAATCCATGTCCCGCAGGCAGGTTGCGGTCATGTCTTCGCCGTAGGCATTGCCGCCGGGGGAGATGACGTCGGGGCGCTTCTGGAACAGAGCGCTACCGGCGGTCTTGACGATGCGCTCGCGGCTCTCGCTCAGAACCTGAGCGACCCGAAGACGACGCTGGCCACCGCTGACGAACGATTTGATCTGGTCAAGTTCGCCAGGGCTGAGATAGCGGGCTTCGGCGTCCGCGTTGATGATCGAGTTGGAGACGATGCTCATGCAGTTCTGCCTCGAAACAAGCGGCCGCCTTGCGGAGACCGGTATCCGGTGGGTGGGTGAAGGGGGTGATCCAAGTTGGATCGTGCCTCAGGGTAGGAGCTGAGGGTGACTCTCGGAGTCAGTTGGGCGTCCAGGTTTACAACGGTCAACACTGACAGTTGTAAGTGGCGCGCCCGCTCTGGAGACGCCAAAGATTCTCAGCTGCAAAGCGACCCGAGGCCGGCGGCGGGTAACAGTTCTTCACGCCGCCTGGGTATTCCTGAGATCCCCTGCAAGAGAGTGGTTCTTGCTTGTTTTATGACTATTGAATTTCCATAAAAAACCGCCCTCATTTGTTGTGAGAGCGGCACTGGTTTAGTGATGCTTAAGGATTTTATATGGCTGGATTAGTTCTTCAATCCCTTTAAATCTTGTCGCTCGTGGGTGGGTTCATTCCAGCATTTCCTCGATAGAGAGCTGCTGTCCGTTGGATTGTGGCCTGGGTGGTCCCATTCGCCGTTTCCAATCCGCTGACCCTTGGGATTGAGGAGTCGCGACCGGCAAGAAGTGCCTTGATCGCCGCCGGTTGTCCGGACGTGGCCCGGGTCTCAAGGAAAGCGGTGGTCTCCTCGGGAGTTGTTGCTCGGCCCAAAAGGGCGAGACCCGCTGCGGATGCAGCCCGCAGAGGGGCCATTCGAGACAGGCGGTTTTGGAACGCCTCGGCCATGGCCACGGATTCGATGAATCCATTCAGGTCGATGTCCCGGTTGCGCAGTTGGGACTCGGCGGTGACAAGCCGCTCAGACTCCAGGGGGATCCTGTTCAGTAGCTGCTTGTAGGTGGCGTTGATGGCTGCTGTCAGCTCTGACTCAGTGCTGTTTTTGCTGAGTTTGGTGGCGGCAGCGATACCGCCGCGCTTGAGATAGCCGCTGGCATCACTTGTGCGAAGCGCGTTGGCCATCCTTGAGATGGGAGCTTCGCTACCAGTCGAGGCCGGCGGCTTCCAGGTGACCTGTCCGGGAGTGCCCGCGCCCGTAGGCGTTGAAACAGAGAAGGGTGTGCGTGTGCCTTGCGTGCGCATCAGCCCCGCCCAACGGGTGTCGGGGGCGTTGGTGCTGACCTCGGCGCTCCAGCTGCCGCGCACGGTCTGCTGGCGGTTAACCAGATTGCGAGCGGTGATGTCCGCTGTGGTTCTCAAGCTGTCCTTGACCCGAGCATTGGGTCGCTGTCCAAGGCTCAGATCCGGTTGAGCAATGGCATCGAAGTCCGTATTAAAGGTCGGG is a genomic window of Synechococcus sp. A10-1-5-1 containing:
- a CDS encoding phycobilisome linker polypeptide, whose amino-acid sequence is MRLFKITACIPSPEKTRTQRELQNTFFTKWVPYESWFAEQQRIMKQGGKILKVELVAGRRQVNLGN
- the apcB gene encoding allophycocyanin subunit beta; amino-acid sequence: MQDAITNVINQADVQGMYLDSASMGRLEQYFASGELRVRAAATISANASAIIKDAVAKALLYSDITRPGGNMYTTRRYAACIRDLDYYLRYATYAMLAGDTSILDERVLNGLKETYNSLGVPIGATVQSIQAMKEVTASLVGPDAGREMGVYFDYISSGLGN
- a CDS encoding allophycocyanin, whose translation is MSIVSNSIINADAEARYLSPGELDQIKSFVSGGQRRLRVAQVLSESRERIVKTAGSALFQKRPDVISPGGNAYGEDMTATCLRDMDYYLRLVTYGLIAGDVTPIEEIGIIGAKEMYRSLGTPLEALAESVREMKIAAMGLLTGEDAEEAGFYFDYVVGALS